A DNA window from Thalassospiraceae bacterium LMO-JJ14 contains the following coding sequences:
- a CDS encoding DUF2232 domain-containing protein has protein sequence MPFTPIMALSAGICSAIAVFSIVFGSILAMPLFYLAPLPLYLAGFGIGTKGAITAGLTAVFTAGLIGNAYTAIPFAFAYAVPAIVLCQLALRTQPDTNGNPIWYPAGNLIGTLTVIGATALVFFAMMAIMDEGAGPLQEIVAGLIGSALERMGSDIPADVRANLAGNLAPFFPGMAVASWVVMHLVNAAAGQAALVKSGRNLRPKISYADITLPDWCSWLLVGAGVIALVVPGDGSYLGRNLVIVALVPFFLLGLAVVHTFARRVSNGMLMLVAFYVLLMVLGWTAFLVAGAGVLEQWIGLRNRMQPVNDQESE, from the coding sequence ATGCCCTTCACCCCCATCATGGCGCTCAGCGCCGGAATTTGCAGCGCGATCGCGGTGTTCTCCATCGTGTTCGGCTCGATTCTGGCAATGCCGTTATTCTATCTGGCCCCCCTGCCGCTATATCTGGCAGGATTCGGGATCGGAACGAAGGGGGCGATTACCGCCGGTCTGACGGCGGTGTTTACCGCCGGACTGATCGGCAATGCATATACCGCCATTCCGTTCGCATTCGCCTATGCCGTACCGGCAATCGTGCTTTGCCAGTTGGCATTGCGTACTCAGCCCGACACCAACGGGAACCCGATCTGGTATCCAGCCGGAAATCTGATCGGCACCCTGACCGTTATCGGTGCCACGGCTCTCGTGTTTTTTGCCATGATGGCAATCATGGACGAGGGTGCGGGACCGCTACAGGAAATCGTCGCGGGGTTGATCGGCAGCGCACTGGAACGGATGGGGTCCGATATTCCCGCCGATGTCCGTGCAAATCTGGCCGGCAATCTGGCGCCTTTCTTCCCCGGTATGGCGGTCGCAAGCTGGGTCGTCATGCATCTGGTAAATGCGGCTGCCGGACAGGCTGCATTGGTGAAATCGGGGCGCAATCTGCGGCCGAAAATTTCCTATGCCGATATCACGCTGCCGGACTGGTGCTCGTGGCTGTTGGTCGGCGCAGGCGTTATCGCCCTCGTGGTTCCCGGAGACGGGAGCTATCTCGGGCGGAATCTTGTGATCGTGGCACTGGTGCCGTTTTTCCTGCTGGGGCTTGCCGTCGTGCATACCTTCGCGCGCAGGGTTTCAAACGGCATGTTGATGCTTGTCGCGTTTTACGTACTTCTCATGGTGCTCGGATGGACCGCGTTTCTGGTCGCCGGCGCTGGTGTTTTGGAACAATGGATCGGACTGCGCAACAGGATGCAGCCGGTCAATGACCAGGAGAGTGAATAA
- the rpsR gene encoding 30S ribosomal protein S18 — protein sequence MRRGFFRRRKTCPFSGSNAPKIDYKDLKLLGRYVSERGKIVPSRITAVSAKKQRELARAIKRARFLGLLPYVLK from the coding sequence ATGAGACGTGGATTCTTCCGCCGCCGCAAAACCTGCCCGTTTTCGGGCTCGAATGCGCCGAAGATCGATTACAAGGATCTTAAACTGCTCGGCCGGTATGTTTCCGAGCGCGGCAAGATCGTCCCCAGCCGTATCACGGCTGTTTCTGCGAAGAAGCAACGGGAACTGGCCCGCGCTATCAAGCGCGCCCGCTTCCTCGGTCTGCTTCCCTACGTCCTTAAGTAA
- the rpsF gene encoding 30S ribosomal protein S6, which translates to MPCYESVFIARQDISASQAEGLTETFSQIISGNGGNVVNTESWGLRSISYRIKKNRKGHYVLMNIDAPAPAVHEMERQMRIHEDVLRYMTIRVDGFEEGPSAMLRNKDRDDRPRRNDRNDRGDRGDRPSRFDEDKPEVKSDSKEGEE; encoded by the coding sequence ATGCCCTGCTATGAAAGCGTGTTCATCGCACGCCAAGACATCTCTGCGTCCCAAGCAGAGGGACTTACAGAAACCTTTTCGCAAATCATCTCGGGTAATGGCGGCAATGTCGTCAATACCGAAAGCTGGGGTTTGCGTTCTATTTCCTACCGTATCAAGAAAAACCGCAAAGGCCATTACGTGCTCATGAACATCGACGCTCCGGCGCCGGCGGTTCATGAAATGGAACGTCAGATGCGCATCCACGAAGACGTGCTGCGTTACATGACGATCCGTGTCGATGGCTTCGAGGAAGGCCCCTCGGCCATGCTGCGCAACAAGGATCGTGATGATCGCCCGCGCCGCAACGACCGCAACGATCGTGGTGACCGTGGTGACCGTCCGTCGCGCTTTGATGAAGACAAGCCCGAAGTCAAAAGCGACAGCAAAGAGGGAGAAGAATAA
- a CDS encoding SDR family oxidoreductase, which produces MNKTADVTPFDLTGRHALVSGGVRGLGFEIARGLAKAGASVAITGRVEETVSQSAQALAAEGFDAEGIALDMTDDAAVTAWFEAYDRDIDILVNNVGMRDRRGTPDLPAEAFARLLDFGITSAYRMSRLVQPGMAARGKGAIINVASIAGPLARPGDPGYTAAKGGMDALTRSQAVEFAPMGIRVNAIAPGFFATEANQEWVSDPVVTDYIERRIPMQRWGQPSEVAGAAVFLASEAASYITGHTLTIDAGLSVRM; this is translated from the coding sequence ATGAATAAGACTGCAGATGTTACCCCCTTCGATCTGACCGGCCGCCATGCTCTGGTGAGCGGCGGCGTTCGCGGTCTGGGGTTTGAAATCGCCCGCGGACTGGCGAAAGCCGGGGCTTCGGTGGCGATTACGGGGCGCGTCGAAGAAACCGTCTCGCAAAGTGCCCAGGCTTTGGCGGCAGAGGGTTTCGATGCCGAGGGCATCGCCCTCGACATGACGGATGACGCCGCTGTCACGGCTTGGTTCGAAGCCTATGACAGGGATATAGACATCCTCGTTAATAATGTCGGTATGCGGGACCGCCGCGGCACGCCCGATCTGCCTGCGGAAGCTTTCGCGCGGCTTTTGGACTTCGGCATTACATCCGCGTATCGCATGTCCAGGCTGGTGCAGCCCGGCATGGCAGCACGCGGCAAGGGGGCGATCATCAATGTCGCGTCGATTGCGGGACCGCTGGCGCGGCCGGGTGATCCCGGTTACACGGCGGCAAAGGGCGGCATGGATGCGCTGACCCGTTCGCAGGCCGTCGAGTTTGCGCCGATGGGGATTCGCGTCAATGCCATTGCCCCCGGGTTCTTTGCGACGGAAGCTAATCAGGAATGGGTCAGCGACCCGGTTGTCACCGACTACATCGAACGCCGCATTCCCATGCAACGCTGGGGGCAACCGTCGGAGGTCGCAGGGGCTGCGGTCTTTCTGGCATCGGAAGCGGCCAGCTACATCACCGGTCATACACTGACCATCGATGCCGGCCTGTCGGTCAGAATGTAA